In the genome of Vicia villosa cultivar HV-30 ecotype Madison, WI linkage group LG7, Vvil1.0, whole genome shotgun sequence, one region contains:
- the LOC131619462 gene encoding cucumisin-like produces MARMLAKQMSPDCDAEFAYGAGQINPIKALYPGLVYDANEEDYIKFLCDQGLNMSMLLQITESIVDCPERGHMTPRNLNYPSFAFKVPRIKHHLNARFKRIVTDVGLPMSTYRAFVTAPKELNISVTANVLSFTPLGEKQNFITINGKLKKSIGSASLTWGDGKYQVRSPIVVFYERERWKERVPIYIG; encoded by the exons ATGGCAAGAATGCTGG CAAAACAAATGAGCCCAGACTGTGACGCAGAATTTGCGTATGGAGCCGGACAAATTAACCCTATAAAGGCTTTATATCCTGGTTTAGTGtatgatgcaaatgaagaagactACATTAAGTTTTTATGTGATCAAGGTTTAAATATGTCTATGTTACTCCAAATCACAGAGAGTATAGTCGATTGCCCTGAGAGAGGACATATGACACCAAGAAACTTAAATTATCCTTCTTTTGCTTTCAAAGTCCCCCGGATTAAACATCACTTGAATGCACGCTTCAAAAGAATAGTTACAGATGTAGGGTTACCTATGTCTACATATAGAGCATTTGTAACCGCTCCAAAAGAACTTAACATTTCAGTGACCGCCAACGTTTTATCATTCACACCATTGggagaaaaacaaaattttattacTATAAATGGGAAATTGAAGAAGTCAATTGGCTCAGCTTCTTTGACATGGGGCGATGGTAAATATCAAGTGAGGAGTCCTATTGTTGTGTTTTATGAGCGCGAGCGGTGGAAGGAAAGGGTGCCAATTTATATAGGATAG